The genomic segment TAAAGTCAAAAAACTTTCTCATGAGCTGTAGTTGTTCCTCATTCTGTATAAAAGGAAAGGTTTGGAAAATGGTTTGTTATGACACCTTGGAAGTGAAGACAGAGTATTTGATTTACTTCATGAACTTTAGTGTATattgttttgttattattttgtaCCAAACcacatatttattactttttgcttatataaaaataagtaaaaggtcAACATTTTTCTCTTAATACCAACAACCATGTTTGTATTCACATTTTCATATAGTTTGGATGGGAAGAGTATTGACTTTTCAGAAGCACACTTTCATGGGGTTATTGTTTTCTCTGTATTTACCTGGTGGTTTATAACTTGTATGAATCAGAATAATGTCCTTCATACATTTGTTTAATTAAGTCACCTACTTGTAACAGGACAGATTACACAGCTATCTGAGGTTTACAAACTACATCTTTGATAAGGGAAATGGTTTCATGACATGTATACAATTGCTATTAAAATGTAACTCTATATATTCTATaagattgtaaatattttatacaacaatacaaataaaatatttttctattatatttattatgttgaaaCACAGTAGTTTCCTGTTAGctaatataaataacataaataacaCTGTCAAACAACAAGTTGGAAGTGCTGACAATTCTAAGCTTCAGGATTTAACTCATGCTGCAATTAACACCCTTTCATGCGGTTTGGAGTTATCCCAATATTTGTTCAGTAGATTAAAATGAGTGCATATTTAAACACCATTTATaagctattttatattttgctaaAGCAGTTTATATAATTGTTTTGTTACGTTTggcataaaggaaaaataaaaacattgcaGCATCTAGGCAAGAAAGTGTCAGAAGGACAACTGAGGCTATTTCATCATTGAAAGTAGTGGGAAGGGCAGGGAATGGGAAACACTAAAACAGCTCTGAATGAAATTTGAAAAGTGGCAGTTTGCTTTTGGTGATAGTGGCATGTGCATGCGTCAGTGGAAAACATCTGGTGATGAAAATGGACAACAGAGGATCAACGCTCCTAAGGGAAGAAAAGGACTAAGAATAAGAAAAGTGGGCATTAGCGTCCAACACTGATATTACAGGTTTTGCAGCTGGGATCTTTCTTTGCATTTGCAGTAGACAAACTCATGAGCTGATGACCAGTGATTTCTGCCACGGTGCCTAGAGAAAGATCCACAGGGTCAGTGTAAATGACTTCTAAAATGACATCTTGGGCATGGTGGTAAACCAGCATCCCATCTTCTTCTGTGCAGGTCAAAAATTTATTATCCTTGGAATTCAGTTGAGGAAGGCGCTGCTTACAAAAATCATCTCCTGGTGATCCCACTGGGGCAATAACAAGAATCACATAATGATAAGCAGTGTACATACAGTAGAAGTCCCCAAAGTATAAGTTAGTATTGGGGTTAAAAAGTTTTTCTGCCGCAACCTCAAACCTGTATCTTCCATAAGGTGAATCCTGCGGTGGTTTGCCAGTATTGAATTCAGTGCTGCAGCTGAAGAAGATGCCTTCTAGTTTTCCACTGATGGGAGAACCGTGGCTGCCACTGTTATCCTTGACAGAGGGCTGCATAGCATTCCCATGATGCTCTCTGCAAGAGAAAACAAATGGTCACTGCTTGGTACAGCTGTGGTAAAGCTGCTGATGTGCAGCATTCAATGGTGATAGGCCTGAACGTCAACTGTCTGGTATTAAAAGCCTGAGTGCTCATCCATCCTACCATCAGATCAAGGATAATGCATCTTTTGACATTACCTATAGGTGGCTAAATTCTAGCCTTGACCAAATCTCAACAGGTGCTCCGGCTACGAGAAATGCCCTAACACCAGTGACAAACGTCATCTTTGAGGAAATACAGTCTAGCACCAGGAAGTGCTGGAGTTCTTATACGTGTCTACCATCTCAGTGGATTCCTGAAGAGAAAACCTTCAGAGACAGGTGTTTTAAGGACAGTTAGACTACCTAGTGAACTTGAAGAGAGAGCATATTTTGATTTGGGGTAAGGTAAAGCAATATTCATTTAGGAATTCATTTCTAGAGGAAGATACCAAAATGAGTTCATCCCATGTGAACTGAGTCAGAATTTATCTAGGGTTTTTGCATAACTCAATGATTTGGAAAGTGTCAGCTAAGTGAAAGGTTCCTTTCTATTCAAGCACTGTGAATAACaatatgacattttaaattaatcCTGATAAAGTGTGCACTGATTACAGAGTGCATTACCTAAAAGGATAGGATTCACTGATGCTAACGTAGCTTCAGTtaatacagctttttaaaaaaccaatgtTGAAAAATTGTACCCATGCTTTGgcaagtgtgtatatgtgtgtgtgtaaatatatgtacatatactgcatcaaaatataatttacatggatTTTACAACTATCATGGAAAATCCAAGAGGTAAATTTCCTTGTTAGTAAATACACCTTTCATACTAATATATTGGAATCAATCATATATAcaataattttttccattttccatgctctctatcttttttcttcttggaagGATCTCTGAAAACAAATGGAACAAATTCTAGAGTATGCAAGGACCTGGAAACAGAAGGCCAATTCCCAgaggacagagaaaaaaaaaaaatcagagaactgGTGACCTCTAGTGGCCACCTACAGCAAACGCTGGCAATAGTCCAGCAATCAGCCTAGTACCAAAGATGATTTATCCTATTAAtgtattattaaagaaaatagcAACAGTggatcttttatttctaattttatgctTAACAACTATAAGGAAATGCCTTTCTTACCAAGTATGTATGGTCATCCCTATTCAACATCAACAGGTGTAGTTTGTGTTGTATCTCCCAGTGCATATTCTCTAAATTAGATCAATGGCATCTGCCATGAACTATATAGTCAGAGGTAAATAATTTTCCAGCTAAGCAAATTATGGACTAAACTCTGTATAGGATATTCCAACAGAAGGCAGGAAAAATTTTCacgataaaaaatataaaaatatatattacaaagTACTCAATTTGAAGAACACACATGCCTAAATTCATTCCTCTGTGATTCCCTTTGCATTTCTGCAGCTTGCAGCTTATTTAGATCTGGAACCACAATTTTGATTTAAGAAAAACTAGAGTTaagcaaaaaataacaaaacttcctaaatttttttcatatacaaTCCCGTCAAGAATACTTGAGTTTTAAAGTGAGACTAAAGCATTTAAAATGACAATTTACAGGGTTACCATGTAGAAGTTTTAGAACCTATATAGCATTTATCAATTTAAAAGTTTCAGTCTCACTTTAAAACACTCTCCTGAAACTTCCTATAAATATTAAAGGGCTGTAAGTATTAAAACTACTTGTAGTGTGAAATTCTTTTGAATTCTTGGAAACTGCTTCCAGGGATAAACATCTAGTATTTCTAAGATATCTTATGAACACTAGAATTCAAAAGTAAACAGATTTTCCTCATGAATAATTAACCCAAGATAATGGCTGAGAGATTTCTGTGTAGGCATAAGCCTGAAAATCTCACCTGATTCACCACAATATTTAATTAAAGGGTCACACTTTTATTCTCTCATTTTCAGCAACccataagaaaaggagaaaatttagTAGTTTGTATGAGACAGAAGGCACTGACTTATTGGGAATTAGGGGAGTGTGTACCTGTATATGAAATGCTCATCAGTCTTAACCCTGGAGGTTTAAGATCTTCCACTCAAATTGATAGCAACTGGTATTACAAGTGATTATGGAAAGGAATCTAAGTGAAGCGGAAAAAACATCCCACAATCTGACTTTTTCTACTTAATTATTTCTGGGAAATAAAAGTCAGAGTATAATCAACTGTTTTGCGAAGAAAGATGAAATTGCTGTTTCACAGAAGCAGACTCGGGAAACCTGAGCTAGAAATTTGGAATGGCACTTAGTAAAGCAAATCAGTGTACATATTTTGATCCTTACCGAATATAGTCAAAGTATTCTTTGTGCTGGTTAcgataaaaaacagaaaatttaagcATCCGTCCTGCAATCACTTCGGCCTTCTCCAACAGCTGTGTTAGATGAACTTTTGAATAGTctgaaaataaccaaaaaaagtcttattaaaaatacatttatcaaaagTGTCAACTACATGCTTATTACATTGTACACTATTAAAATTTACTCTCAGGAAGTTCATCTTAGTGAATAGGAAATTACACTTAAACAGGAAAACATTATCTTTGTGaggcatattttttttttctttctgcaaaaGTGTTTGCTGTGGTTTATGGTTGCTTTTTAGAATacccttgcatttttttttcattcattgaaATTAAAGATCCTGAAACCAAAATGTTAAATAAGGAATGCAGATTCTGCATAGTCCAAGTAATGTCAATCAGCACCATACTAGCCTTTCTTTAATCAACTGATAAACCAAATAAAAGATTTATTGTAACCTGCAATCAATAGCAGATGGAATTTAAAGGAGTAACAgtaaaaatgttcatttaatTTACTCCCTCAATTTTTGGAGTTGGCAAGGTAAATTAAGTATGACCATCTTATTGATGCAGAGATTGAGGCTTGTCACAGTTTAATTTGCCAAATGACCATAAAGCTTGTAACTTAGAGACTAGATCTCTGGCTCCTGGTTGGTAGTTCTTGAATACACAAGACTCATGGAAGTCTAAAGCATCTCTCAAACTAATCTGATCTTTTCACCAACTTTTTGTTTCGAAAACTGAGGATTGTTGCCAAACTCTTGTACTACAATCTAGGCAAAAATTTTGATCTATAAAGATTTTAAGACTTTCCAAACAAGAGAAACCTAGTTGAACTACTCATGGCAGCATACTTTGTTTACTCACTGCTTTACTGGCTCGACAAGCATTTAGGTTAGAACATATGATGTACAAGGCATCTTGCAAAATTAAATGATCAagttaaaagaaaacaatatttttcttcctctcaaaGAATTCACTGTCTAAGGGAAGAGGTAAATATACAGACAACTATGACTTACAGGGTTTTATCTCTGTCATGGACTAGACTAGAAATTAGTGgcattctgttttatttccagTACTCTACACAGTGCATAGCACAATCATGCCCAATAAATTATGAGTGAATTATATGTCTAGATTGAAAGGCATTTTATATAAAACAGCTGTCTCAAAATGTGCAGAGTCAAGGTTATGGATAAAGTTTATGCAAAATAAGCTCTGAATTATTTTGATAAACTGAAATAACAAGCTTTGAACTGCTTAAGTTcccattagatttaataaaatctaaaaataaaaatgcaaaataattcataaaaatatTGTGGCACATTTAAAACCTggcattttccttatttatttatccgATAATTTCCTTAGAAGAGTTATAGGATGCATCTGAATAAAAGAGCAATAGGGAGATCACTCTAAAGAAAAGTAAGACAACAAGGTTTTTCTTGACAGACGTAGAAATAAAAGATGTACTAAGGTAGTTATATATAGGACAGagtgaatatgtgtatatgtgtgtatgtatatagttATTTCTGAACTGAAAATGCCAGAGGGCTTAAGTTAAAAAAGAAGTAATATTTCACACCTTTCCCTATTGTCAAATCGGGTTTTAGCAGGTAAattatagctttttaaaatgaacaaacacTATGGTATTGTTTGGTGCAGTCCTAGGGAAAATAGTATGTATTAAAACAGTGTCAAAAGATACTGTTTTACTGTGTCTTACTTAGATTAAACCTCCCTGGTAGGATGCAATAAAAGTAAATGGAAATGTGTAAGTAAGAGTAAACATGAGGTAGATTCCAAGGAGGAGTTTTAATTCAGGAAACAGTTGAAAGGATATATTAATTTTAGTATGACACAAATACAGGTAGAAGTCACATCAATAAGAATTCTCTACACAGTATATAATATTGAAATCTTTAGCTAAGTGGTTACTGCTTACTGGACTATGATGTATgccatatttcattttaaaatgtattttttcacattttagcaTCTTTGACATGAGTCTGACAATAAATGTTATAACAAAACACTGTTTCACAGTTTAATTGGCAGTGTTTTTTCACTAGATACATAAAATGGTGGCTCTTATTATAATCAATGGTATCTTAAGGAGACATACAGCAGTAACTAAGCACATACTGAgtctaaaaaaaaatgcaagtgtGAGGCTATGggggaagaaaagctgatttATCTGAAGGATGTCTCAGCTGGGGAAGGTTGCTAAGCAACCTGCAATAGGTGAGGCAAAttgttttaaagactttttccACAAGCTCCTTTGTGTTGAAACAAACACTCAGCCTCTCTCTACAATTTTATAGAGAATACAATCACCTAGACAAAGAGGAAACAAAGCCCCTTCTCAGAGACAAAAGGAGATGACAGACGTGTTAAAATAGAGATATATTTTTGCCCTTCACCACCTacttaagtgctcaataaataattgtttcttgattgaataaataaacaaatagataaatgaataagatGAATGGTAACATTTACAAACCAGTCTATTATTAAGGTACAGTTCAAGATCTAAGGGGATGGATTCTCCACATCAGATATCCCAGTGCTAAATGGCTGAGATATTTTCTAATGGAGcaaagacagacacagacacacacagacacacacacacacgactttAGCTTAGAGATTTTCAGCATTCAAGTGAAAAATCCAGTGACATTTCTGCTAGTCATTGAGATCAGCCTCCATTCTCTTAAATAGAGAAGGATGCTCCTGGCTTCTTTTAAGAgttgtaaaataagaaattaaaaaaaaaaggaagaaaaataaagctctcTCTcaaaatgaatctcaaaatacgctgagtatatttttaaactgCATCAATTTTTATTTGCAGAGCTTTCATTCTGAAAAATCAAACTGTGCATGTAGCACAGAAGTAATTTAATGCCATTACCTAGTTTTTGCTGAGAACCTCAGCTCCCTCTGTCACAATGCTAGTGGCAATGCAAAAATGACCAATGCAAGATGTATCACTTCATaattacaaaaaatatattttctataattaGCTTTCCAGGAACTATTAAGTAAGTTTTTTCCCCCGTTTTTGTACCCGGTTCTCTTACCTGCTGTGCAGAATTCTATAATTTCACTCCATTCAGACACAACATAATCACCATCAACCTGTTTTGAGGCAGTCTGCACTGCTACTGTATACTCAGTTCTTGGGCTCAAAAACCAGTGTCCACGGACAGTCATCGGCAAGGGAACAGCTTTTGCCACCAGTTTTGTTGGAACAtcctaagaaaagaagaaagggaagttggaaggaaagaagaaagagaggaaaggagaaggaagggagaaagaaaataaacaaattcagcagtATAACTTGAATCAACTGTAAATAATATGGAAGAACTTATTAAAGTCCTGGCTGATGACAAGTTTTCTGTTTAAAGATATTTAGCAATTATTAGATTCAAATCTCTTATTTTCCAGATATAAAAATTAAGGCCCAATTTGATCAAGGGACAGGCTAGCTAATGACATAAATGTACTTGGATCCATTTCCAGTATAATGTTCTTCTCCGTACACTCCTTAATATGCTCCTTAAAATGCAGTATTATAATGCTAAATGATAAAgcaacacaaacaaaaacaaataaaaattcaacagatttagtattttaaaatattatatttgtttAACTTATACTATACAATAATTTTATACAAGTAGCCcattattaaaaatatgtgaggggacagaacattttaaaagtaaatgattcagttttatatacaaATGAGGTGACATTTGCTTTACTTGTATTCAAGTATGGAGTCTATGTGTCACAGAAAGGTTTAGACATTTTTGAACAATGATTAATAAGGTAGTTAAACCTGCTAGTTGAATATTCACTGTATTTCCTAAGGTATGATATTCTAAGTGTGGAATGAAGACAGAGGATCAAATCTTGATTTGATCCCTCATCATTTAATGCTAAATATTTCAAAACTACTTCAAGAAGGCAAAAGTCAGCAAAGAGAGTATGCAAGACCAGGAagcacaattacaataaaaacatGGGGAAAATAACGACTTGCCAATCTTGTTCTGTCGCACTTATCTGGATGGATAAGCCTCATTTACCATTAGTATTATAATTACACATCTAGTACAATGTATAGTTTCCAGACAAGACAATTCTTCCAAAATATTTGCCAAGTTAAAATTTAgtatcagtattaaaaaaaaaaaaggtcagtttTCATCATCAGTGAAAATACTGAaacacaaagaattcttaaacCAGGTAACTATTATCCTTTCTGTAGCTACTTCTGAAGGGGGATGCCTGTCAGAAAAAATGTGGTAAGCAGGCAGGTAAGAGAATGAACACCAGAATTGCTGCATGTCTAAAATACCTAAAAGTTACTTTTTATTCtcaaaccataaaataaaattgactaCATAAAACAATTTTCAGCCCTAAAGTATTTTAACAAATATCCTAAAGTTTATAAGCTGCATCACATTCTTCTTTTGGCAGTTATATGAAAACGTGTGCTTCAGTGGAAAGCTATGAATCGTCTATAGCACACTTCTGTCTATCTCCTTCTGATTCTATTTTTACAACTCTGTGATTTGTAGACAACTGATAACAATTCAGTTATTCTTGTCTAAATACATGCAAGTCAACTTTGTCCAGTGGAAGTACAACCCTCCCCTCCTGCtcttgccccttcccccaccccagaccgGCTTTGCCTCCACTTCTACATTTATTTCAATGTCCTGATCCATAAAGGTGCCTTTTTTTTGGATCATCCTTTGAATTGGTTGTAATACCACATCAGTTACCTCATTagtgagttaaataaaatctttaacacATGTTCATTTTCTGTATGAGACTCAAAGTTTCACCTTTTCTGGAAAAAACTGTATTTTAGCAATATACTTGGCATTTCATTTTCTAACAAAAATTTCTTAGAGGAATAGAGTTTCTTCCCAGTGTCATAAGTAATTAATAGAACATTATTCCTTCTGTCAAAATGTCATCATATTTAGAAAGTTTCAAGACACAAATGAATGTAAGGATGTTATTTTACCTTGTGTTTAAATTTATTGGAGTTCTTGTTCTCCTTCTTATTAAGGTCAATGAAATAGTGTGTAATACGATCCTTTGATTTTGCATCCATTTCCCATGAAATCTTGAATGAGTCACATGTAATGTTGCTTATTTTGATGTTATGTGGTACCGGAAGTTCTTCCATCTCTGCTATGCCACTGTCCTGTGATTTGTTACCTGCAGGAAAACAATCCACAAGatagagaaaatgctttcactttGGCTAACATTACAGAGCAGAATATGACAAATgacaagacaaaaagagaaaatatagacCTGCCACGTTTGTTTCATATATAAGGAAGGCATACTGGACCAAATGTTACTCCACTTCTCCTTCCTAtgttcccttcccacctccgCCCCCAAACCAACATAAAATTCAATAGATGTCATtgttattcatgataaaaatggtAGGTCATAAATCAGCCACATAGCTTGTTCCTACATAGAATAAAATAGCAAATCTTGATcaacaaaaactaaaagcaacaatAATGAATGTCACCTGTGGCAATACCTTCCATTTCCAGATTAGACTGCGCTCTCCGCCCCTACGCTCCCATCTCAATTACTGATAGAAAACTTTTGACAATTCCCAGTCTTATTACATCTTTGACCCATATTGTCTCATCCCAAGCTGTGTTGTGGCCAGAGAAACTATATGACaatcaaaaaataatttcaaaataatgaaagttctttattgtcatttcttgaataatacttttaaaaatccttctttcttctcttatgTGCTTCTATCATATCCCAGTTTCCCCCACTCCATAAAAGTCCCAGAAAAATTACTCCTTCATCTtattcctcctccccacctggcctCACAGAATCCCCAAATTGCTTCTGGCCTGAAGTCTTTCATAaggaaagtgaaaggaagaaaCCAAGTGGCATCCTGTTAATGGCCTTGGGAAAGGGAAGGCAAAAAATATGCAAACAGTGATTTTTGTTCTATTTAGAAAAGCTCAGATTTTAACCTATGATTCTGACTGTAGTCAGGATATCTTTATATCTTTAATATATCTTtaagcaatattaatgaaaatgtttctggactCTTAACAGCAGAAATTTCTGTAGAAATCATATGCATTATGACTGTCCATGTAATTTTACAACAACTGAGTGAAcaaattgttttttaagaaaaaaaagctattttgCATTTGatccaatttaatgaaaataaaacttcaatACAGACacttaaatactatattttgtcatttcaacTTCTATTATTACTTTATTCAACCTTAAAGTTACAAATAACTATTTTCTACTTTGAATATAATTTTCTACAAAGAATATAATACTTTGTTTTATACAGTTTCTCTTCTAATTGTTACAACTTGAGAAAAAATTTACCTTTATTGAAATGTGGTAACTTTTGCTCACATCATACTTTGCCATTCAGAACAACATaaagctcaaacctagaaacaaTTTGTTTATCAAGAACCCTCATTTTCAAGCTACTTATACTCCTTAACACCCCCCCCACTAGATTAGCCTTCATGCAGCTTTCTTGGAAAAAACTAGTAAAGAATATCAGTTTACATATAACTTCCTTCCTCTTCATGCTGTGTGCATCAATTTTTAACTGAGCTTTTGAGATAAATGACAGAAGACAATGATTCTGTCTTTAAAACTGGTGAAACAGTGATCCATCTGACATTCATATTCAATAACTAGCCAATTCTACCTCAGATCTATACGATCAAGTGTACTTTCAAAGGCAGCTTCCCTTTATCAGTAAGACTTCGTCTTTAGGGTAATTCTAGCTACATGTCTCTATGTGCCAAACAGTTTTCATAACTCTAGCTATACTGCTCGTTGGTACTGAATGGAGAACCAGTAAGTGGCACTTTTTATCCATCCAAAATAAGAAAGGTGCTTTTTCAGAACAAACATTTCAAAAGCACGTTTCTAACAATAGCAATTATTAAAATGCAAACCGAAAATATGGCCAAATTATACTGATTCATTTCATACATATGGCTCTTCTTTCACTGAACTCAAGTTGccttaggaaaaaaagatcagattttaaaaagcagacttattgaaatataatttatgtgcCATACAACtattcatttaaagtgtacaatttcaATGGCTTTTAGTAGATTCAGAGTCATGCATCCATCCACGTTCCACACAATGAATCAGagaacatttttctttcataCCAAAAAGAAACTCCACATACCTGAGTCATCACTCCCCAACCCCAACCTCTTCATGTCCCCTCTGACCTCAGCCCTAGGCAATTACTAATCTATTTCTTGTTTCTAGATTTGCCTATACTGGGTATTTCATTTAAATGGTATCACAGAATATGTGGTCCttcatgactggcttctttcacttaacataatattttcaaggttcatccatgttgtataaattcttcttttcactgctgaataatatttcattgtatggatacaccagcttttgtttatttacttatcagctcaacatttggattgtttctactttttggctattataaataatgtggctatgaacattcatgtgtaagtttttgtgtgaatatatgttCTTCTCTTCTCTTGAGTATAtgtctagaaatggaattgctgctGGTTCATATGGCAACTTTATGTTTAACTTGCTGAGGAAtcgccaaactattttccaaagtggctacaccatttcacaatcccaccagcagtgtaactgggttccaatttctccatatcctcatccACACTTATGATCTATcttgtacttttggtgtcatatctaagagaCCATTGCCTaagccaaggtcacaaagatttacacctaaattttcttctaagagctttatagTTTTAACAGTTACATTAAAGTTTTAGATCCAGTCCTAGTTAATTTTCATAGTATATGGCGTGAAGTAGGGGTCCAGggtcattttttttcatatggatatgcagttgtcccagcactgtttaaaagattatctttttcttcatttagttgccttggcactcttgtcaaaaatcaattgtctattctggagaa from the Vicugna pacos chromosome 11, VicPac4, whole genome shotgun sequence genome contains:
- the PHYHIPL gene encoding phytanoyl-CoA hydroxylase-interacting protein-like isoform X3, which encodes MFLGNKSQDSGIAEMEELPVPHNIKISNITCDSFKISWEMDAKSKDRITHYFIDLNKKENKNSNKFKHKDVPTKLVAKAVPLPMTVRGHWFLSPRTEYTVAVQTASKQVDGDYVVSEWSEIIEFCTADYSKVHLTQLLEKAEVIAGRMLKFSVFYRNQHKEYFDYIREHHGNAMQPSVKDNSGSHGSPISGKLEGIFFSCSTEFNTGKPPQDSPYGRYRFEVAAEKLFNPNTNLYFGDFYCMYTAYHYVILVIAPVGSPGDDFCKQRLPQLNSKDNKFLTCTEEDGMLVYHHAQDVILEVIYTDPVDLSLGTVAEITGHQLMSLSTANAKKDPSCKTCNISVGR
- the PHYHIPL gene encoding phytanoyl-CoA hydroxylase-interacting protein-like isoform X2 — protein: MIPSRSIHIVSNGNKSQDSGIAEMEELPVPHNIKISNITCDSFKISWEMDAKSKDRITHYFIDLNKKENKNSNKFKHKDVPTKLVAKAVPLPMTVRGHWFLSPRTEYTVAVQTASKQVDGDYVVSEWSEIIEFCTADYSKVHLTQLLEKAEVIAGRMLKFSVFYRNQHKEYFDYIREHHGNAMQPSVKDNSGSHGSPISGKLEGIFFSCSTEFNTGKPPQDSPYGRYRFEVAAEKLFNPNTNLYFGDFYCMYTAYHYVILVIAPVGSPGDDFCKQRLPQLNSKDNKFLTCTEEDGMLVYHHAQDVILEVIYTDPVDLSLGTVAEITGHQLMSLSTANAKKDPSCKTCNISVGR
- the PHYHIPL gene encoding phytanoyl-CoA hydroxylase-interacting protein-like isoform X1, translated to MEVPRLEHTLNSPTSPCEEVIKNLSLEAIQLCDRDGNKSQDSGIAEMEELPVPHNIKISNITCDSFKISWEMDAKSKDRITHYFIDLNKKENKNSNKFKHKDVPTKLVAKAVPLPMTVRGHWFLSPRTEYTVAVQTASKQVDGDYVVSEWSEIIEFCTADYSKVHLTQLLEKAEVIAGRMLKFSVFYRNQHKEYFDYIREHHGNAMQPSVKDNSGSHGSPISGKLEGIFFSCSTEFNTGKPPQDSPYGRYRFEVAAEKLFNPNTNLYFGDFYCMYTAYHYVILVIAPVGSPGDDFCKQRLPQLNSKDNKFLTCTEEDGMLVYHHAQDVILEVIYTDPVDLSLGTVAEITGHQLMSLSTANAKKDPSCKTCNISVGR
- the PHYHIPL gene encoding phytanoyl-CoA hydroxylase-interacting protein-like isoform X4, whose product is MEELPVPHNIKISNITCDSFKISWEMDAKSKDRITHYFIDLNKKENKNSNKFKHKDVPTKLVAKAVPLPMTVRGHWFLSPRTEYTVAVQTASKQVDGDYVVSEWSEIIEFCTADYSKVHLTQLLEKAEVIAGRMLKFSVFYRNQHKEYFDYIREHHGNAMQPSVKDNSGSHGSPISGKLEGIFFSCSTEFNTGKPPQDSPYGRYRFEVAAEKLFNPNTNLYFGDFYCMYTAYHYVILVIAPVGSPGDDFCKQRLPQLNSKDNKFLTCTEEDGMLVYHHAQDVILEVIYTDPVDLSLGTVAEITGHQLMSLSTANAKKDPSCKTCNISVGR